The DNA sequence CGCCGCCATCAAGGTTAGCGTAATTGCCCAACTGTAGTTGATGGCCTGCGCTTGAGATGCTGGCAATAGGTCGTATGCTTTGAATAGAATCAGGTAGTAGGCCAGTGGATTGACCAAGCCGAGCAGTAGGTAATACCAAGGGTTTGAAAGAAACGTAGTACTCAGCTGAGAAAGCTTGCCTTGAAAGGCGCAGATGGCGATCAGTGCCATTGATGACACTATGCTGGCAATGGTCAGCATTTGAATCGGCGAAAACTCAGCAAGGGTCAGCTTAAAAGCAGTAGCAACTGTTGACCACAGTAATACCGCGGAAAGGCCAAAGCCCAAGGCACGACGTTCGTTCATAGCAACTCATTCTAATTTGATGGGACAGAATACGGAGCGCCTAGTCTATCTGTCGAAATTTAATACGGCAAACTGGACATTTATCCAGTATCAAAATACCATTTAATGAGTTACTTCCAATTAGGCTCAATCATTATCATGCAATGGATTATCGAACATCAAGCACCGCTTATTGCTGCAATTTCTGGCGCGCTCGTCAGTGGCGGTGTGGTGGGTTGGTGGATCAAACAGAAGTTCTCTTTTCAACAGCGACTTCTTGAACAGCAGCTAGAGTCCGACCGTTTGCTGCATGAGTCTCAACAATCCCAGCTCAAATCCTCGCTCGCAGAGGCACAACAAGAGCTCAATGAGTTGGATGATGACCGAGACAAAGCGGCATTCGAGCTCAAGCAGGCGCACGGCAAGGTGATGGCCGCAATGGAAAAGCTGCGCTATTTTGAAGCCGTGAAACAAGAGCGCCAGCAGTACGCCGATGATATCAATGTTCTTAAGGAGCATAAGTCTGAGTTAGAGGCTGAACTTCGAGAACAAGAAGCAAGACACGATCAAGAAAACCTCGCCAACAATGAAAAGCTGCAACTGCTAGAACAAGCAGAATATCGACTTAAGCAGCAGTTTGAACTGTTAGCGAATCAACTTTTTGAGAGCAAAACCGCTAAGGTCGATCAACAAAACAAGCAAAGCTTAGAGGGTTTGTTGTCGCCGCTGAAAGAGCAATTAGAGGGCTTCAAGAAGCAAGTAAATGACAGCTTTAGCCAAGAAGCCAAAGAGCGTCATACCTTGGTGCATGAGCTTAAAAACCTGCAGCGTCTTAATGAGAGCATGACTCGTGAAGCTGTGAATCTGACTCAAGCTCTAAAGGGTGATAACAAGCAGCAAGGTAATTGGGGAGAGGTGGTACTTGCGCGAGTGCTCGCTGAATCAGGGCTGCGAGAAGGCCATGAATACCAAACTCAAGTGAACCTGCAAAACGATGCAGGCAAGCGTTACCAACCGGATGTGATTGTGCATTTGCCACAAGACAAGCAAGTGGTGGTGGATTCAAAAATGGCCTTGGTGGCGTTTGAGCGTTACTTCAATGCTGAGACCGATCAACAACGCGACGCAGCACTGCGTGATCATTTGGCTTCATTGCGAGCGCATATTAAAGGCTTGAGCCAAAAGGATTATCATCAGCTTAAAGGCATTCAGAGCTTGGATTATGTGTTGATGTTTATTCCGGTAGAGCCTGCGTTTCAGGTGGCGATTCAAGCCGACCCTAGCTTGGTCAAAGATGCGATGGAGCAAAACATTATCTTGGTCAGTCCTACGACCCTGCTGGTGGCACTGCGCACCATTGATAACCTGTGGCGTAATGACAGACAGAACCAGAACGCGCAAGTTATCGCTGAACGCGCGAGCAAGCTTTACGACAAATTACGCCTGTTCGTTGATGATATGGAAGGTCTCGGCAGTTCATTAGATAGAGCCAACCAAAGCTACCAAGGAGCAATGAATAAGCTAGTGACTGGGCGTGGCAATGTGATTCGTCAGGCTGAAAGCTTCAAACACCTTGGTGTTGAAGTGAAAAAGTCGATCTCGATTGGGATAGCTGAAATGGCGCAAAATGAGGCTTTTTCAGAAAATGTCTCTTTAGTAGAAAGACAACCTACTGAGGATAAAGTAAACTAATCGGCCGCAGTGCCTCTAAATAGAGAGTGTGCTGTCGATGAGAACTTACCATGGTAGATAACAGCATTATGGACACAAGCGTGCAGACAAATTCAGCAGTAGAGTCAGAAACCACACACTTTGGTTTCGAAACAGTCGCAAAAGACGAAAAAGTCGCGAAAGTAGCAGAGGTATTTCACTCTGTAGCCGCTAAATACGACATCATGAATGATCTAATGTCGGGTGGTGTTCACCGCTTGTGGAAGCGATTCACGATTGATTGCAGTGGCGTTCGCCCGGGTCAACGTATCCTAGATCTTGGTGGTGGTACTGGCGACCTGACTGCGAAATTCTCGCGTATCGTGGGTGAAAAAGGCCACGTGGTTCTTGCTGATATCAACAACTCAATGCTGAATGTTGGCCGCGATAAACTGCGTGATAGCGGTATTGTTGGCAACGTACATTACGTTCAAGCCAATGCTGAAGAGCTGCCTTTCCCAGATAACTACTTCGATTGCATTACCATCAGCTTCTGTCTGCGTAATGTTACCGACAAAGACCAAGCGCTGCGTTCAATGTACCGTGTGCTGAAGCCGGGCGGTCGTCTGTTGGTTCTTGAGTTTTCTAAGCCAGTACTTGAGCCTCTTTCAAAGGTTTACGATGCCTACTCTTTCCACCTGTTGCCAAAAATGGGTGAGCTGATTGCCAACGACGCAGACAGCTATCGTTACCTAGCAGAATCTATCCGCATGCACCCGAACCAAGAAACCTTGGAAGGCATGATGCAAGAAGCGGGTTTTGAAAATACGAAATACTTCAACCTAACGGGCGGCATTGTTGCGCTGCACCGTGGTTACAAGTTCTAGTCGAACTTGGTAGCAGGCTCGTAGGGCGTGCTAAAAATAAGAATAAAGACAGAACGGATAGGTTAAGGCTTATCCGTTTTCAAAGGTAAGGACAGTCATGCCATTTGATCCATTGGTAACCGCGGTTATTGAAACCTCTTTAAATACTTTCGTGAACGATGATCCAGCCTTGGTTCGTCGTTTGTCTCGTTTAAAGGGGCAGATCATTCAAGTTAATTTGAAAGAGTTGAATAAAACACTCACTTTCGTTTTCAGCCAACAGATCGATGTGTTGTCGGAATACGAAGGGCAGCCTGATTGCTACCTATCTTTGAACCTATCGGTACTGCCTGAACTGCGTGAGCAATCGAACATCACCAAGCTGATCAAGCAAGATAAGCTGATCTTAGAGGGTGATATTCAACTGGCTCAGAAATTTGCTCAGCTGATGACAGACTGCAAGCCGGACTTAGAAGAGTGGCTATCGCGCGTAACGGGCGATGTGGTTGCGCATACCGTGGTACAAGGCGTTAAAAACGTCGGTGGTTTTGTGGCGAAGCAAGCAACTAAGCATCAAAACCATGTTGCTCAGATTCTGACAGAAGAGTGGAAGATTGCACCGGCTCCGTTAGAAGTAGTGCATTTTTGCGATCAGGTTGATGACGTAAAAAGCTCGGTAGCTCGCCTTGAAGCTAAGTTGAACGCTCTGTTGGAGAAAGCATGACCCCAACAGAACTGAAACGTCTTTATCATATTATCAAGGTACAGTTAGAGTACGGCCTTGATGAATTGATGCCTGAGCACCATTTGACTAAAGCCCCATTGTTAGCGAGAAAGTCTCTGTTTTGGCTCAAGAACAAGCATCAAGATAAAGAATTGGGTCAGCGCTTGCGTCTCGCTTTGCAAGAGTTAGGGCCTGTGTGGATCAAGTTTGGTCAAATGATGTCAACGCGTCGTGACCTATTTCCTCCTCATATCGCTGATCAATTGGCTTTATTGCAAGACCAAGTGGCGCCATTTGATGGTCAACTGGCCAAGCAAGACATGGAAAAGGCACTGGGTGGCAGTCTAGATAACTGGTTTACCGACTTTGATATCGAGCCATTGGCTTCTGCTTCTATTGCTCAGGTGCATACTGCAAAGCTAAAAGAGAGCGGCCGCGAGATTGTTCTGAAGGTAATTCGACCTGATATTCGCCCGGTGATTGATGCAGATCTAAAACTGATGCACCGAATGGCGCGTATAGTCGCTAAGTCTCTTCCTGAAGCACGTCGTTTGAAACCTGTTGAAGTCGTTCATGAGTACGAAAAAACGCTAATCGATGAACTGGACCTGCGCCGTGAGGCGGCAAATGCCATTCAGCTACGACGTAATTTTGAAGGCAGCGAAGAGCTGTATGTGCCAGAGGTTATCCCTGATTTAAGCAGTGAAACCTTGATGGTGTCAGAGCGAATCTATGGTATTCAAGTTTCAGATATTGAAACCTTGAACGCCAACGGCACCAACATGAAATTGCTGGCTGAACGTGGTGTGACGGTATTCTTCACCCAGGTGTTCCGCGACAGCTTTTTCCATGCAGACATGCACCCAGGCAACGTATTCGTTAACCCAGAAAATCCAGATAACCCGCAGTGGATTGGTTTGGAT is a window from the Vibrio splendidus genome containing:
- the rmuC gene encoding DNA recombination protein RmuC, which gives rise to MQWIIEHQAPLIAAISGALVSGGVVGWWIKQKFSFQQRLLEQQLESDRLLHESQQSQLKSSLAEAQQELNELDDDRDKAAFELKQAHGKVMAAMEKLRYFEAVKQERQQYADDINVLKEHKSELEAELREQEARHDQENLANNEKLQLLEQAEYRLKQQFELLANQLFESKTAKVDQQNKQSLEGLLSPLKEQLEGFKKQVNDSFSQEAKERHTLVHELKNLQRLNESMTREAVNLTQALKGDNKQQGNWGEVVLARVLAESGLREGHEYQTQVNLQNDAGKRYQPDVIVHLPQDKQVVVDSKMALVAFERYFNAETDQQRDAALRDHLASLRAHIKGLSQKDYHQLKGIQSLDYVLMFIPVEPAFQVAIQADPSLVKDAMEQNIILVSPTTLLVALRTIDNLWRNDRQNQNAQVIAERASKLYDKLRLFVDDMEGLGSSLDRANQSYQGAMNKLVTGRGNVIRQAESFKHLGVEVKKSISIGIAEMAQNEAFSENVSLVERQPTEDKVN
- the ubiE gene encoding bifunctional demethylmenaquinone methyltransferase/2-methoxy-6-polyprenyl-1,4-benzoquinol methylase UbiE, giving the protein MMDTSVQTNSAVESETTHFGFETVAKDEKVAKVAEVFHSVAAKYDIMNDLMSGGVHRLWKRFTIDCSGVRPGQRILDLGGGTGDLTAKFSRIVGEKGHVVLADINNSMLNVGRDKLRDSGIVGNVHYVQANAEELPFPDNYFDCITISFCLRNVTDKDQALRSMYRVLKPGGRLLVLEFSKPVLEPLSKVYDAYSFHLLPKMGELIANDADSYRYLAESIRMHPNQETLEGMMQEAGFENTKYFNLTGGIVALHRGYKF
- a CDS encoding ubiquinone biosynthesis accessory factor UbiJ — protein: MPFDPLVTAVIETSLNTFVNDDPALVRRLSRLKGQIIQVNLKELNKTLTFVFSQQIDVLSEYEGQPDCYLSLNLSVLPELREQSNITKLIKQDKLILEGDIQLAQKFAQLMTDCKPDLEEWLSRVTGDVVAHTVVQGVKNVGGFVAKQATKHQNHVAQILTEEWKIAPAPLEVVHFCDQVDDVKSSVARLEAKLNALLEKA
- the ubiB gene encoding ubiquinone biosynthesis regulatory protein kinase UbiB — translated: MTPTELKRLYHIIKVQLEYGLDELMPEHHLTKAPLLARKSLFWLKNKHQDKELGQRLRLALQELGPVWIKFGQMMSTRRDLFPPHIADQLALLQDQVAPFDGQLAKQDMEKALGGSLDNWFTDFDIEPLASASIAQVHTAKLKESGREIVLKVIRPDIRPVIDADLKLMHRMARIVAKSLPEARRLKPVEVVHEYEKTLIDELDLRREAANAIQLRRNFEGSEELYVPEVIPDLSSETLMVSERIYGIQVSDIETLNANGTNMKLLAERGVTVFFTQVFRDSFFHADMHPGNVFVNPENPDNPQWIGLDCGIVGTLNSEDKRYLAENLLAFFNRDYRKVAELHVDSGWVPHDTNVNDFEFAIRMVCEPIFAKPLGEISFGHVLLNLFNTARRFNMEVQPQLVLLQKTLLYVEGLGRQLYPQLDLWATAKPFLETWMMNQVGPQAVINAVKERAPFWAEKLPELPELLYDSLRQGKAMNHRMDQLYQGYRESKRQQATGKFLFGVGATLVVCSAILVSSPYEQLSMGCGIAGVTFWLLSWRAYRR